A window of Cryptomeria japonica chromosome 3, Sugi_1.0, whole genome shotgun sequence contains these coding sequences:
- the LOC131067209 gene encoding protein CYSTEINE-RICH TRANSMEMBRANE MODULE 11: MLYKFLLLCQGKVISSNRKRGSVAELIFLLKFERLRKRFSLSMSDPKYSYPYPAQGYPQPGQQGYYQPQPPVMAPPQYTQAPPRKEPGFLEGCLAALCCCCLLDECCCDPTVIFS, encoded by the exons ATGCTTTATAAATTTCTACTGCTTTGCCAGGGTAAGGTCATCAGTTCGAATCGCAAGAGAGGTTCTGTTGCAGAACTAATTTTTTTGCTCAAGTTTGAGAGACTTCGGAAGAGATTTTCGTTAAGCATGTCGGACCCTAAATATTCATATCCATATCCAGCACAAG GGTATCCACAGCCAGGGCAGCAGGGATATTATCAACCGCAGCCGCCTGTGATGGCTCCGCCGCAGTATACGCAGGCTCCGCCTCGAAAAGAGCCAGGGTTTCTTGAAGGATG TTTGGCTGCTCTGTGTTGCTGCTGCCTACTGGACGAGTGCTGTTGTGATCCCACTGTCATATTTAGTTAG